The Peribacillus simplex genome contains a region encoding:
- the fabD gene encoding ACP S-malonyltransferase, with translation MGKIAFVFPGQGSQSIGMGHGLYQENERAQQIFRSADEKLDFPLSELIFNGTQQELTVTYNAQPALLTTSYAFVKELEEAGIKPDYTAGHSLGEYTALVASGAISFEDAVYTVRKRGEFMEAAVPNGQGSMAAILGMDREALSEVTSEITATGESVQLANINCPGQIVISGTSEGVKLASAKAKENGAKRALPLEVSGPFHSELMKPAAEKLQGVLDEVSFKQAEIPVISNVTAKPITAPAEIKEKLIEQLYSPVLWEDSVKNLLELGVDTFIEVGPGKVLGGLIKKIDRSVQIYSVSDIDTLTKTIETLKGAQA, from the coding sequence ATGGGTAAAATTGCTTTTGTCTTTCCAGGACAAGGTTCACAATCAATAGGAATGGGGCATGGCTTATATCAGGAAAACGAGCGTGCTCAGCAAATTTTTCGTTCAGCTGATGAAAAACTTGATTTTCCACTTTCCGAATTGATCTTTAATGGCACACAACAAGAATTAACGGTGACTTATAATGCACAGCCCGCTTTATTGACCACGAGTTATGCTTTTGTCAAGGAGTTGGAAGAAGCGGGGATCAAACCCGATTATACAGCCGGGCACAGTTTAGGTGAATATACGGCATTAGTGGCATCTGGTGCAATTTCTTTTGAGGATGCCGTATATACAGTGCGTAAGCGTGGTGAATTCATGGAAGCTGCGGTACCGAATGGTCAAGGATCAATGGCTGCGATTTTGGGAATGGACCGGGAAGCTCTATCTGAAGTCACTTCTGAAATTACGGCCACAGGGGAATCCGTTCAATTGGCCAATATTAATTGTCCAGGGCAAATCGTCATTTCAGGCACCTCGGAAGGGGTTAAACTTGCGAGTGCAAAAGCCAAGGAAAATGGCGCTAAACGGGCTCTTCCTCTTGAAGTTAGCGGACCGTTCCATTCGGAATTGATGAAACCGGCAGCAGAAAAGTTACAGGGTGTCCTTGATGAAGTAAGCTTCAAACAGGCAGAAATTCCTGTTATTTCAAACGTAACGGCTAAGCCCATTACAGCACCTGCAGAAATAAAAGAAAAGTTAATCGAACAGCTGTATTCACCGGTCCTTTGGGAGGACAGTGTGAAAAACCTGCTTGAATTGGGCGTGGATACGTTCATCGAGGTGGGCCCTGGGAAAGTATTGGGCGGATTGATAAAGAAAATTGATCGTTCCGTTCAAATCTACTCGGTATCCGATATAGATACTCTAACTAAAACAATTGAAACATTGAAGGGGGCACAAGCATGA
- the fapR gene encoding transcription factor FapR yields MRRNKKERQQLLIETIKQNPFVTDEELAEKYSVSVQTIRLDRLELSIPELRERIKSVAEKKFSDEIRALPLDEIIGEVIDLNLDDNAISILDINKEHVFKRNGIARGHHLFAQANSLAVAVINDELALTAKASILFTRSVKENERVVAKARVKSVDHTNDRSVVEVRSYVGNELVFKGEFEMYRS; encoded by the coding sequence ATGCGAAGAAATAAGAAGGAACGCCAGCAATTATTAATCGAAACGATTAAACAGAATCCTTTTGTAACGGATGAGGAGCTGGCTGAAAAATATTCGGTGAGTGTCCAGACCATTAGGCTTGACCGTCTTGAATTATCGATACCGGAACTGCGTGAGCGCATTAAAAGCGTGGCCGAGAAAAAATTCAGTGACGAAATCAGGGCATTGCCTTTGGATGAAATCATCGGGGAAGTAATTGACCTTAATTTAGATGATAATGCAATTTCGATTTTGGATATAAATAAAGAGCATGTCTTTAAGCGGAATGGAATTGCAAGGGGACATCACCTGTTTGCCCAAGCGAATTCATTGGCTGTAGCAGTCATAAATGATGAACTGGCATTAACTGCAAAAGCATCCATTTTATTTACTCGTTCTGTAAAGGAAAATGAAAGAGTGGTAGCTAAAGCGAGGGTTAAAAGCGTGGACCACACCAACGATCGTTCTGTGGTGGAAGTCAGAAGCTACGTGGGTAATGAACTGGTTTTTAAAGGCGAGTTCGAAATGTATCGCTCTTAA
- the fabG gene encoding 3-oxoacyl-[acyl-carrier-protein] reductase, with protein MILEGKKALVTGASRGIGREVALELARQGADVAINYSGSEAKANEVVDEIKALGRKAFAIQCDVANSESVTSMIKEVVEQFGRVDILVNNAGITRDNLLMRMKEDEWDSVINTNLKGVFLCTKAVTRQMMKQRSGRIINMASIVGVSGNAGQANYVAAKAGVIGLTKTTAKELASRGITVNAIAPGFISTDMTGELPEDVQKAMLDQIPLARFGDPKDIAAVASFLASEASKYMTGQTLHVDGGMVM; from the coding sequence ATGATCCTCGAAGGAAAAAAAGCACTTGTAACGGGAGCTTCACGAGGTATTGGCAGGGAAGTTGCATTAGAACTTGCCCGTCAGGGAGCTGATGTTGCCATCAACTATTCCGGCAGTGAAGCTAAAGCGAATGAAGTGGTTGACGAAATCAAGGCATTGGGCCGTAAAGCATTCGCCATACAATGCGATGTTGCAAATAGTGAATCGGTGACAAGCATGATCAAAGAGGTCGTCGAACAATTTGGCAGAGTGGATATCCTGGTCAATAATGCTGGCATCACACGTGATAACCTATTGATGCGTATGAAAGAAGATGAATGGGATTCAGTGATCAATACGAATCTTAAAGGCGTGTTCCTATGCACCAAAGCGGTTACAAGGCAAATGATGAAACAGCGTAGCGGCAGGATCATCAATATGGCATCGATCGTCGGCGTCAGCGGAAATGCAGGGCAGGCTAATTATGTAGCGGCTAAAGCTGGTGTGATCGGCCTGACTAAAACCACGGCAAAGGAACTTGCATCAAGAGGCATTACGGTCAATGCGATTGCCCCAGGTTTCATCTCAACGGATATGACTGGTGAATTGCCTGAAGACGTACAAAAAGCCATGCTGGACCAAATTCCGCTTGCACGGTTCGGTGACCCTAAAGATATTGCTGCAGTGGCGTCTTTCCTCGCTTCTGAGGCCAGCAAATATATGACTGGGCAAACTCTTCATGTAGATGGCGGCATGGTCATGTAA
- the ftsY gene encoding signal recognition particle-docking protein FtsY has protein sequence MSFFKKLKEKFTTQEEKEKSVEAEISIGEKFKQGLTKTRNSFTGRVNELVARYRKVDEDFFEELEEILIQADVGFDTVMELIDQLKMEVKLRNISDTREVQSVISEKLVEIYQGDDEATSSLNIQEEGLTVILFVGVNGVGKTTTIGKLAHKFKTEGKSVVLAAGDTFRAGAIEQLEVWGERVGVSVIKQGEGSDPAAVMFDAIQAAKARKADILICDTAGRLQNKVNLMKELEKVKRVIEREVPGAPHEVLLALDATTGQNALIQAKTFKEATNVSGIVLTKLDGTAKGGIVLAIRNELAIPVKFVGLGEKMDDLQEFDAEKYVYGLFADIIDKEEV, from the coding sequence ATGAGTTTTTTCAAAAAGCTAAAAGAGAAATTTACGACCCAGGAAGAAAAAGAAAAATCAGTTGAAGCAGAAATATCCATAGGAGAAAAATTCAAACAAGGTTTGACAAAGACGAGGAATTCCTTTACGGGAAGGGTTAATGAACTTGTTGCCCGTTATCGGAAAGTGGATGAGGACTTTTTTGAAGAACTTGAAGAAATCCTGATACAGGCAGATGTAGGCTTTGATACTGTGATGGAACTGATTGATCAATTAAAAATGGAAGTCAAGCTTCGCAATATCTCTGATACGAGGGAAGTGCAGTCCGTTATCTCCGAAAAGCTTGTTGAAATCTACCAAGGTGATGATGAAGCGACTTCAAGCCTCAATATACAAGAAGAAGGTTTGACGGTCATTTTGTTTGTAGGGGTTAATGGGGTAGGTAAAACGACGACCATTGGTAAACTCGCCCATAAATTCAAAACAGAAGGTAAATCTGTCGTATTGGCTGCCGGGGATACCTTCCGTGCCGGTGCGATCGAACAGCTTGAGGTTTGGGGAGAGCGTGTCGGTGTCAGTGTAATCAAACAGGGTGAAGGCTCTGACCCTGCAGCGGTCATGTTCGACGCCATTCAGGCCGCCAAGGCACGAAAAGCGGATATACTGATCTGCGACACGGCCGGCCGCTTACAGAATAAAGTTAATTTAATGAAGGAATTGGAAAAGGTGAAACGTGTAATTGAACGTGAAGTACCAGGTGCACCACACGAGGTGTTGCTTGCCCTTGATGCTACAACCGGGCAAAATGCCCTTATTCAGGCCAAGACATTCAAGGAAGCGACCAATGTTTCCGGGATTGTTTTAACAAAGCTTGATGGCACCGCAAAAGGTGGGATTGTTTTGGCAATTCGTAATGAATTGGCCATTCCCGTTAAATTTGTCGGGCTAGGTGAAAAAATGGACGATCTACAGGAATTCGATGCTGAGAAATATGTTTATGGCCTTTTCGCTGATATCATCGATAAAGAAGAGGTTTAG
- a CDS encoding acyl carrier protein, translating to MADVLERVTKIVVDRLNVEESEVKLEASFKEDLGADSLDVVELVMEFEDEFDMEISDDDAEKIATVGDAVNYIQSTM from the coding sequence TTGGCAGATGTATTAGAAAGAGTAACTAAAATCGTTGTAGATCGTTTGAACGTAGAAGAATCAGAGGTAAAACTTGAAGCTTCTTTCAAAGAGGATCTTGGTGCCGATTCCCTTGATGTAGTCGAACTAGTCATGGAATTCGAAGACGAGTTTGATATGGAAATTTCGGACGATGACGCTGAAAAAATCGCCACAGTAGGTGATGCTGTGAATTACATACAAAGCACTATGTAA
- the rnc gene encoding ribonuclease III: MRRNGNNRKPSIKDNKFKQLQENLGFHFKDENLLKQAFTHSSYVNEHRRKPYEDNERLEFLGDAVLELTISKYLYQKYPMMSEGELTKLRAAIVCEPSLVAFANSLSYGEYVLLGKGEEMTGGRERPAMLADVFEAYIGALYLDQGLEPVVQFLTNVVFPKIDEGAFSHVMDYKSQLQELIQRDAIGVLQYKILQEKGPAHNREFVSTVSLNGEELGSGIGKSKKEAEQHAAEHALIVLKDKKSTR; encoded by the coding sequence ATGCGTAGGAACGGAAATAATCGTAAACCATCAATCAAGGATAATAAATTTAAACAGTTGCAAGAAAATCTGGGTTTTCATTTTAAAGATGAAAATCTATTAAAACAAGCTTTTACGCATTCATCTTATGTGAATGAGCATCGCCGTAAGCCTTATGAAGATAATGAAAGGCTTGAATTCTTAGGAGACGCTGTACTAGAATTGACCATCTCTAAATACTTATATCAAAAATATCCGATGATGAGCGAAGGTGAACTTACCAAACTAAGGGCAGCCATTGTGTGTGAGCCTTCACTAGTTGCTTTTGCCAATAGCCTTTCTTACGGGGAATATGTATTACTCGGAAAAGGGGAAGAAATGACAGGTGGAAGAGAACGCCCTGCCATGCTTGCGGATGTATTCGAAGCCTACATTGGTGCTTTGTACCTTGATCAAGGATTAGAGCCGGTTGTGCAGTTTTTGACGAATGTCGTGTTTCCGAAGATAGACGAGGGTGCTTTTTCTCATGTGATGGATTATAAGAGCCAGCTTCAGGAGCTGATCCAGCGGGATGCCATCGGTGTCCTGCAATATAAGATCTTGCAGGAAAAAGGACCGGCTCATAATCGGGAGTTTGTTTCGACCGTCTCCCTTAATGGGGAAGAGCTGGGCTCTGGAATAGGAAAGTCCAAAAAAGAAGCGGAGCAGCATGCTGCCGAGCATGCATTGATCGTTTTAAAAGATAAAAAATCAACAAGATAG
- the smc gene encoding chromosome segregation protein SMC — MFLKRLDVVGFKSFAEKISIDFVPGVTAVVGPNGSGKSNVTDAVRWVLGEQSAKSLRGAKMEDIIFSGSDTRKALNFAEVSLTLDNETNSLPIDFHEVSVTRRVYRSGESEFFINNQGCRLKDIIDLFMDSGLGREAFSIISQGKVEEILSSKAEERRVIFEEAAGVLKYKTRKRKAESKLTETQDNLNRVHDILHELEGQVEPLKIQSSLAKEFLAKKEELEQIEVALTVFEIEELYEKWEKLSQELEKHNEMEQQMAGQLHDREAHLKKLRDSLATLETSINGLQEILLNASEELEKLEGRKEVLKERKKNAAQNKSQLEKAIVEGEAAVERLSLQKKRETEILHALNLEVKGISETLHEKQKSLGLFNSDIEAMIEAKKSDYIEWLNKQASAKNEKQYLLQQLTQQEHKNAKLDMENEKFLTERMDITAKKMEYSQLMENMTKQLEEHVTYFRNQQNKLNAAKDTYQKQETTLYKAYQFLQQAKSRKELLEEMEDDYAGFFQGVKEVLKAKETLRGIEGAVAELIKVPKEYETAIETALGGAMQHVVVEREEHAREAISFLKKNRYGRATFLPLSVIKAREVSANQLSMLKSHPAFVGTGSSLIQYDDRHAAIAENLLGTVMITTDLKGANDLAKMMQHRFRFVTLEGDIVNPGGSMTGGALKQKTTSLLSRKTELEELHQKLAAMEAKTNQLEKQVKQLKVDLGVQEQTLEQTRKTGERLRLQEQTLKGELREVELQERNVNERLHLYDLDKNSYLEEQQQKTARLEELEELLESCKTEIEGLDRLISEMTEQKQSQQSSKESLSEETNELRVMLASKRGQLQNQKEKMERIESDLSKETSRLAENKDDLGLLTNEMTDSSSGEESLEDMAQQKLLDKNGAIEGIAMKKQEKNELLTEVETLELSLKEENRLYRGIVEVIKDEEVKLTRLDVELENRLDHLREEYTLSFEGAKEQYPLMMPAEEAQKRVKLIKLAIEELGTVNLGAIDEYARVAERYEFLLSQKEDLQQAKDTLFQVIDEMDDEMKRRFAETFYSIREEFEQVFKALFGGGRAELKLTNPDDLLNTGVDIIAQPPGKKLQNLSLLSGGERALTAIALLFSILKVRPVPFCILDEVEAALDEANVVRFSQFLRKFSRETQFIVITHRKGTMEEADVLYGITMQESGVSKLVSVRMEESENFMEV; from the coding sequence ATGTTCCTCAAACGTTTGGACGTTGTAGGATTTAAATCTTTCGCAGAGAAAATTTCGATTGATTTTGTACCTGGTGTCACGGCAGTGGTTGGACCAAACGGAAGCGGTAAAAGTAATGTGACCGATGCAGTCCGATGGGTACTTGGAGAGCAGTCCGCGAAATCACTGCGTGGAGCGAAAATGGAAGATATCATCTTTTCGGGAAGTGACACGAGGAAAGCGTTGAATTTTGCGGAAGTATCATTGACCCTTGATAACGAGACCAATTCCCTACCGATCGACTTTCATGAAGTCAGTGTGACAAGACGTGTATATCGATCGGGAGAAAGTGAATTTTTCATTAATAATCAAGGTTGCCGTCTGAAAGACATCATAGACCTTTTCATGGATTCTGGTCTTGGGAGAGAAGCATTTTCCATCATCAGCCAAGGGAAAGTGGAAGAAATCCTAAGCAGTAAGGCTGAAGAAAGACGAGTGATCTTTGAAGAGGCAGCGGGTGTCCTGAAGTATAAAACTAGAAAACGAAAAGCGGAATCGAAGCTGACGGAAACACAGGATAACTTAAACCGGGTCCATGATATCCTCCATGAATTGGAGGGGCAGGTGGAGCCATTAAAAATTCAGTCTTCCCTCGCCAAGGAATTTTTGGCGAAGAAAGAAGAGCTTGAGCAAATAGAAGTGGCTTTAACCGTTTTTGAAATAGAAGAGTTATATGAAAAATGGGAAAAACTGTCACAAGAACTTGAAAAACATAATGAAATGGAACAGCAAATGGCAGGACAGCTTCATGACAGGGAAGCGCATCTCAAAAAACTAAGGGATAGTCTTGCGACGCTTGAGACATCGATCAATGGACTTCAGGAAATTCTCCTGAATGCCAGTGAAGAACTTGAAAAGCTTGAAGGCCGTAAAGAGGTTTTGAAAGAACGGAAAAAAAATGCTGCCCAAAACAAGTCACAGCTAGAAAAAGCGATTGTGGAAGGTGAGGCTGCCGTCGAGCGTTTGTCTTTGCAAAAGAAAAGAGAAACGGAAATCCTGCATGCACTGAACTTGGAAGTGAAGGGGATTTCTGAAACCTTACATGAAAAACAAAAAAGCCTGGGCCTTTTCAATAGTGATATTGAAGCGATGATCGAAGCGAAAAAGAGTGACTATATCGAGTGGCTGAACAAGCAGGCATCGGCAAAAAACGAAAAACAATACCTGCTCCAGCAATTAACGCAGCAGGAACATAAAAATGCTAAACTTGATATGGAAAATGAAAAGTTCTTAACCGAAAGAATGGATATCACTGCTAAAAAAATGGAATATTCACAGCTGATGGAAAATATGACTAAGCAGCTTGAAGAGCATGTCACTTATTTCCGAAATCAGCAGAATAAATTGAATGCTGCAAAAGATACGTATCAAAAACAAGAAACCACCCTTTATAAGGCCTATCAATTCCTTCAACAGGCAAAATCTCGTAAAGAACTTCTTGAAGAAATGGAAGATGATTATGCAGGCTTTTTCCAGGGTGTAAAAGAGGTTTTGAAAGCGAAAGAAACCCTTCGAGGCATTGAAGGGGCAGTTGCGGAATTGATAAAGGTTCCAAAGGAATATGAAACGGCCATCGAAACGGCTCTGGGCGGAGCGATGCAGCATGTTGTCGTGGAACGCGAGGAGCATGCACGGGAAGCCATTTCCTTCTTGAAGAAAAATAGGTATGGGCGTGCGACGTTCTTGCCTTTATCAGTCATAAAGGCAAGAGAGGTATCAGCTAACCAACTATCGATGCTGAAGAGTCATCCAGCTTTTGTGGGGACAGGTTCCTCATTGATACAATATGATGATAGGCATGCAGCGATTGCTGAAAATCTATTAGGAACGGTGATGATCACCACTGATTTAAAAGGTGCAAATGACCTGGCGAAAATGATGCAGCACCGTTTCCGCTTCGTAACACTTGAAGGGGATATCGTCAATCCAGGTGGCTCAATGACTGGTGGAGCCTTAAAGCAAAAAACGACCTCCCTGCTTTCAAGGAAAACGGAATTGGAAGAGCTCCATCAAAAACTTGCTGCAATGGAAGCTAAAACGAATCAGCTAGAAAAGCAAGTCAAACAGCTCAAAGTGGATTTGGGTGTTCAAGAGCAAACGCTTGAACAAACCAGAAAAACAGGAGAGAGACTTCGATTACAAGAACAAACCCTTAAGGGCGAGCTCCGTGAAGTGGAGCTGCAGGAAAGAAATGTGAATGAACGGCTGCATCTTTATGATTTGGATAAAAATTCATATTTAGAAGAACAACAGCAAAAAACAGCAAGACTTGAAGAGCTGGAAGAACTTTTGGAATCATGTAAAACTGAGATTGAAGGGCTGGACCGGTTGATTTCCGAAATGACCGAACAAAAGCAATCTCAGCAATCCTCAAAAGAGAGCCTTTCTGAAGAAACGAATGAACTGAGGGTAATGCTTGCCTCTAAGCGCGGCCAGCTGCAAAACCAAAAAGAGAAGATGGAACGCATTGAATCGGATCTTTCAAAGGAAACAAGCAGGCTTGCCGAAAACAAAGATGATTTAGGGCTCCTGACCAATGAAATGACAGACAGTTCAAGCGGGGAAGAGTCCCTGGAAGATATGGCTCAGCAGAAATTGCTCGATAAAAATGGAGCAATTGAAGGAATCGCCATGAAAAAACAGGAAAAAAACGAGCTTCTCACGGAAGTTGAAACGCTTGAACTGTCCTTGAAAGAAGAAAATCGACTTTATAGAGGCATTGTCGAAGTGATAAAGGATGAAGAAGTGAAATTAACTCGTCTGGATGTCGAACTGGAAAATCGCCTCGACCACTTGAGAGAAGAATATACCCTTTCCTTTGAAGGTGCTAAAGAACAGTATCCATTGATGATGCCTGCAGAAGAGGCTCAAAAAAGGGTGAAGTTAATCAAGCTTGCAATCGAGGAACTGGGGACGGTGAATCTAGGTGCAATTGATGAATACGCACGTGTAGCTGAACGCTATGAATTCCTTCTTAGTCAAAAGGAAGATCTTCAACAGGCGAAAGATACATTATTCCAAGTCATCGATGAAATGGATGATGAAATGAAGCGGCGCTTTGCCGAAACCTTCTATTCGATCCGTGAAGAATTCGAACAAGTCTTCAAAGCTTTATTCGGCGGAGGCAGAGCGGAGCTGAAGCTGACAAATCCGGATGATTTACTAAATACAGGAGTAGATATCATTGCACAGCCTCCCGGGAAAAAACTGCAAAATTTGAGCCTCTTATCCGGGGGAGAACGAGCATTGACAGCCATAGCCCTTTTATTCTCCATTCTAAAAGTGCGTCCGGTGCCTTTCTGTATCCTTGATGAGGTCGAGGCAGCGCTTGATGAGGCGAATGTCGTCCGGTTCAGTCAATTTTTAAGGAAGTTCAGCAGGGAAACGCAGTTCATCGTGATCACTCACCGCAAAGGCACGATGGAAGAGGCGGATGTCCTATATGGAATTACGATGCAGGAGTCAGGTGTCTCCAAACTTGTTTCCGTCCGGATGGAAGAATCAGAAAACTTTATGGAAGTTTAA
- a CDS encoding putative DNA-binding protein yields the protein MLEKTTRINYLYDFYQSLLTEKQQSYMSLYYLDDYSLGEIAEEYEVSRQAVYDNIKRTEAMLEEYEAKLLLFQKFQERNQWIANMKGLIEKDSFSKEELLDAITTLEKLD from the coding sequence ATGCTTGAAAAGACAACGCGGATTAATTATTTGTATGACTTTTACCAATCGTTGTTAACGGAGAAGCAGCAGAGCTACATGTCCCTCTACTATCTGGATGATTACTCTCTTGGCGAGATTGCCGAAGAATACGAAGTCAGTAGGCAGGCAGTCTATGATAATATAAAAAGAACGGAAGCGATGCTTGAGGAATATGAAGCAAAGCTTTTGTTATTTCAAAAATTTCAAGAGCGTAACCAGTGGATTGCGAATATGAAGGGACTCATAGAAAAGGATTCCTTTTCAAAAGAGGAGCTGCTTGACGCAATCACAACGCTTGAGAAGTTGGATTAG
- the plsX gene encoding phosphate acyltransferase PlsX: protein MKITIDAMGGDNAPEAQVLGAMKAVENFSDVEITLIGNQAEINQYLAKHDRIRVIHTDEKILSTDEPVRAVRRKKSASMVLAAQQVADGEADACISSGNTGALMAAGLFVVGRIEGIERPALAPTLPTIDGKGFVLLDVGANSDAKPEHLLQFAIMGSVYAQKVRGIEKPRVGLLNIGTEEKKGNELTKHAFTLLQQSSEISFIGNVEARDLLSGPADVVVTDGFTGNMVLKTLEGTAMSVFKMVKTALMSNLKSKLAAAMVKPELKGIKNKMDYSEYGGAGLFGLKAPVIKAHGSSDANAVYNAIRQTRDMVGNDVISTIAETIEKQ from the coding sequence ATGAAGATTACGATAGATGCCATGGGTGGCGATAATGCTCCCGAGGCACAGGTTTTGGGAGCGATGAAAGCTGTCGAGAATTTTTCCGATGTGGAAATCACCCTGATAGGCAATCAAGCTGAAATTAACCAATACTTAGCGAAACATGACCGTATAAGGGTTATACATACTGATGAAAAAATATTGAGTACCGATGAACCGGTTCGTGCGGTCCGGCGCAAGAAAAGCGCCTCGATGGTGTTGGCTGCACAGCAAGTGGCTGACGGAGAAGCCGATGCATGCATTTCCTCAGGCAATACGGGGGCTCTAATGGCTGCGGGCTTGTTTGTGGTCGGAAGGATAGAAGGAATTGAACGTCCGGCATTGGCTCCCACCCTTCCGACAATCGATGGTAAAGGTTTTGTGCTACTGGATGTAGGTGCGAACTCCGATGCGAAACCGGAGCATCTCCTTCAATTTGCCATAATGGGGTCTGTTTATGCCCAAAAAGTGCGGGGAATCGAAAAGCCCCGTGTCGGATTACTTAATATTGGCACGGAAGAAAAAAAAGGGAATGAACTGACAAAGCATGCCTTTACATTACTGCAGCAATCATCGGAGATATCCTTTATAGGTAACGTAGAGGCAAGGGACCTCCTGAGCGGGCCGGCAGATGTTGTCGTAACGGATGGCTTCACGGGAAATATGGTATTAAAGACGCTTGAAGGTACTGCTATGAGCGTATTCAAAATGGTGAAAACGGCATTGATGAGCAATCTCAAGAGTAAGTTGGCCGCAGCAATGGTAAAGCCTGAACTAAAAGGCATAAAAAATAAAATGGATTACTCGGAGTATGGCGGTGCCGGCCTATTCGGTTTGAAGGCCCCTGTCATTAAGGCTCATGGTTCTTCAGATGCGAATGCGGTCTATAATGCAATACGCCAGACTCGCGATATGGTTGGAAATGACGTCATATCGACAATTGCGGAGACAATAGAAAAACAATAA
- the ffh gene encoding signal recognition particle protein: MAFEGLADRLQSTMQKIRGKGKVNEADVKEMMREVRLALLEADVNFKVVKDFVKRVSERSVGQEVLKSLTPGQQVIKVVKEELTELMGGEQSKIAVASKPPTVIMMVGLQGAGKTTTTGKLANLLRKKYNRKPLLVAADIYRPAAIKQLETLGKQLSMPVFSLGDQVSPVEIAKQAIEKAKEEHHDYVLIDTAGRLHVDENLMGELKDIKELTKPDEIFLVVDAMTGQDAVNVAQSFNEQLGLTGVVLTKLDGDTRGGAALSIRSVTDTPIKFVGMGEKLDALEAFHPERMASRILGMGDVLTLIEKAQANVDEEKAKELEKKMRTATFTFDDFLDQLGQVRNMGPLDDILKMIPGANKMKGMDNLQIDEKQIGHVEAIIRSMTTHEKEHPETMNASRKKRIAKGSGRSIQEVNRLLKQFEEMKKMMKQVTNMQKGKKKGFKFPFM; the protein is encoded by the coding sequence ATGGCATTTGAAGGATTGGCCGACCGACTGCAAAGCACGATGCAAAAAATTCGCGGAAAAGGGAAGGTCAACGAAGCGGACGTAAAAGAAATGATGCGTGAAGTCCGATTGGCCCTGCTTGAAGCGGATGTTAACTTTAAAGTCGTGAAGGATTTTGTAAAGCGTGTCAGTGAACGTTCGGTAGGTCAGGAAGTGCTGAAAAGCTTAACCCCCGGTCAACAGGTAATTAAAGTAGTTAAGGAAGAATTGACGGAGCTGATGGGCGGCGAACAAAGCAAGATTGCCGTTGCCTCGAAACCGCCGACTGTCATTATGATGGTTGGGCTTCAGGGTGCTGGTAAAACGACGACCACCGGAAAGCTTGCCAATCTTCTTAGGAAAAAATACAACCGCAAGCCATTGCTCGTTGCGGCTGATATTTACCGTCCGGCGGCGATTAAGCAGCTTGAAACACTTGGCAAACAATTAAGCATGCCTGTTTTCTCCCTTGGGGACCAGGTCAGCCCTGTTGAAATTGCCAAACAGGCAATTGAAAAAGCTAAGGAAGAACATCATGATTATGTGTTGATTGATACCGCAGGCCGCCTTCATGTTGATGAAAACTTGATGGGCGAACTGAAGGATATCAAAGAGTTGACAAAACCTGATGAAATCTTCCTGGTTGTCGATGCGATGACAGGTCAGGATGCGGTCAATGTAGCCCAAAGCTTCAATGAACAGCTAGGCCTGACTGGAGTCGTCTTAACGAAACTTGATGGGGATACACGTGGTGGTGCGGCACTTTCAATCCGTTCAGTCACCGACACGCCGATTAAATTCGTCGGTATGGGGGAAAAATTGGATGCACTTGAAGCGTTCCATCCAGAACGGATGGCGTCAAGGATTCTCGGCATGGGTGATGTATTGACCCTAATCGAAAAAGCACAGGCCAATGTAGATGAAGAAAAAGCGAAAGAATTAGAGAAAAAGATGCGTACAGCCACTTTTACCTTTGATGATTTCCTTGATCAGCTTGGTCAGGTGCGGAATATGGGACCGCTTGATGATATTCTGAAAATGATTCCCGGTGCGAATAAAATGAAAGGGATGGACAACCTTCAGATCGATGAGAAACAGATCGGTCATGTGGAAGCTATCATCCGTTCAATGACTACGCATGAAAAGGAACATCCGGAAACCATGAATGCATCCCGCAAGAAACGGATTGCCAAGGGAAGCGGCAGATCGATTCAAGAAGTGAACCGTCTACTGAAGCAATTCGAAGAAATGAAAAAGATGATGAAACAGGTTACGAACATGCAAAAAGGAAAGAAAAAGGGATTCAAATTCCCGTTCATGTAA